In the Nicotiana tabacum cultivar K326 chromosome 16, ASM71507v2, whole genome shotgun sequence genome, one interval contains:
- the LOC107775976 gene encoding uncharacterized protein LOC107775976 has product MGLVSMFWVFFFILGSVIFQLSQSATVVVDGVSEWKNPTVQIGDSIIFQHKYQYNLYIFQNQNAFNVCNFTQATLLTKSDSKSYTWHPSRPSLFYFSFNNGSNAACLQGQKLAIKVSLSTPAPEQPPAGAPPVISGGVVSPSPAYPWPFQPRETTSPSPAPSALFPANGPMLPEKGGDIPFINSNPAVPLPTGEVDSATIRPLTTSGSAHPIMQVVGFSAIQRALCCAIFLMLL; this is encoded by the exons ATGGGACTTGTCTCAATGTTTTGGGTGTTTTTCTTCATTCTTGGAAGTGTAATTTTTCAGCTTTCTCAGAGTGCAACTGTAGTGGTTGATGGAGTTTCAGAATGGAAAAACCCAACTGTCCAAATTGGAGATTCCATTA taTTCCAGCACAAGTATCAGTACAATCTCTACATTTTCCAGAACCAGAATGCCTTCAATGTCTGCAACTTCACTCAAGCTACACTTCTCACTAAATCTGATTCCAAGTCTTATACT TGGCACCCATCAAGACCAAGTTTATTTTACTTCTCATTCAACAATGGGTCCAATGCAGCATGTTTACAAGGCCAAAAGCTAGCAATTAAGGTctctctttcaactccggcgccGGAACAGCCACCGGCGGGAGCTCCACCGGTGATATCTGGTGGCGTTGTGTCACCATCTCCGGCATACCCATGGCCGTTTCAGCCGCGAGAAACCACTTCCCCTAGCCCTGCACCTAGTGCATTATTTCCTGCAAATGGGCCAATGTTGCCGGAAAAAGGTGGTGATATTCCGTTTATTAATAGCAATCCGGCGGTTCCTTTGCCCACCGGTGAAGTGGACTCTGCTACTATCCGCCCTTTGACTACTTCTGGTTCTGCTCACCCTATAATGCAG GTGGTGGGGTTTTCAGCAATTCAAAGAGCTTTGTGCTGTGCAATTTTCTTAATGCTGCTTTAG